The proteins below are encoded in one region of Microbispora sp. NBC_01189:
- a CDS encoding alpha/beta fold hydrolase gives MGTAVRTAMGMGAAALAALMLTSPGARAAAATPTGDPAPQPSAGPVPSASPVSSASATPSGSATPSGSPTPSATASPTASTTPPAGARMRTYAYGPHPRQIMDVWWHPTGPRRPAVFVVHGGWWSGGDKKYMTSVTRYYVQQGYTVVNLDYRLSGDAPWPAQRTDVLSAVAAVRRHPALFNTDPGRYVLVGFSAGGHLAAAVGTYGDGRPGLRGVVGISPPVSPLSAYEDGTADGTFEQRKLRRAAVRLAGGCAPAQCPRVWSSMEVPFHATPGDAPMLAVHSADEFVPPYQSEVLRESLENVGVPMTVKTMAGTFHSAPLYREPGVAETVRAWIAARLAQPAR, from the coding sequence GTGGGAACCGCGGTCCGAACTGCCATGGGCATGGGCGCCGCCGCCCTCGCCGCGCTGATGCTCACCTCGCCAGGCGCGCGGGCCGCCGCCGCGACCCCCACCGGCGACCCCGCGCCGCAGCCGTCGGCCGGTCCGGTTCCGTCCGCCTCCCCCGTGTCGTCCGCGTCGGCCACGCCGTCCGGGTCCGCCACACCGTCCGGGTCGCCCACGCCGTCGGCCACCGCCTCGCCCACGGCGTCCACGACGCCGCCCGCCGGCGCGAGGATGCGCACCTACGCGTACGGCCCGCACCCCCGCCAGATCATGGACGTGTGGTGGCATCCCACCGGCCCGCGGCGTCCCGCCGTGTTCGTCGTCCACGGCGGCTGGTGGTCGGGCGGCGACAAGAAGTACATGACGTCGGTCACCCGCTACTACGTCCAGCAGGGCTACACCGTCGTCAACCTCGACTACCGGCTCTCCGGCGACGCGCCGTGGCCGGCCCAGCGCACCGACGTCCTGTCCGCGGTCGCCGCCGTGCGCAGGCACCCGGCCCTGTTCAACACCGACCCCGGGCGCTACGTGCTCGTCGGGTTCTCCGCCGGGGGCCACCTCGCCGCCGCCGTCGGCACCTACGGCGACGGCCGGCCGGGCCTGCGCGGGGTCGTCGGGATCTCCCCGCCCGTCTCGCCGCTCTCGGCGTACGAGGACGGCACCGCCGACGGCACGTTCGAGCAGCGCAAGCTGCGCCGGGCGGCGGTACGGCTGGCGGGCGGCTGCGCCCCGGCCCAGTGCCCGCGTGTCTGGTCGAGCATGGAGGTGCCGTTCCACGCCACCCCCGGCGACGCGCCGATGCTCGCGGTCCACTCGGCTGACGAGTTCGTGCCGCCGTACCAGAGCGAGGTGCTGAGGGAGTCGCTGGAGAACGTCGGGGTCCCGATGACCGTCAAGACGATGGCCGGCACCTTCCACAGCGCGCCGCTCTACCGTGAGCCCGGGGTCGCCGAGACCGTGCGGGCGTGGATCGCCGCCCGGCTGGCGCAGCCCGCCCGCTGA
- a CDS encoding siderophore biosynthesis protein — protein sequence MRLYLTTLNPTDSVTGGFLPAAAALGWDVTILTDQPDRYAGYPGCEVVMADVRDARAVIDAVAAHHPPGVIFSNSDHLQASAALAAEYFGLPGKDWRACVTAKNKALTRRALAAVEPVRSVRIPPGGDLPRDLPYPVVVKPALGVASEDVVLVDGPDALRAAVAEIRERRPAEVLVAEEFLDGPVRTLEILGDGAGDGRGGYSGGRHSGGRHGASRQSGGRAGGGRHGGGRHGGGARRVLGGFATTLGPPPRFIEERLDWRPPDPGHLPHLSAALDAAGVGFGVCHTEYAVTRDGPRIIEINYRLIGDTCDFLLADLLGAPLHEWILRIHAGEPLSTFDFDALDFDAFDVGGPRPAYGSVVSLVAERSGTVTAAPPDLPAPDLSPPDFSAPGLPAPNFSAPGLSGPGLPAAGAGDGVRLWHRALRQVGDHVEVTGTNRDYLGLLRAVGPDRERVDAAVDAFRKEHPWVLA from the coding sequence GTGCGGCTGTACCTCACCACGCTCAACCCGACCGACTCGGTGACCGGCGGATTCCTCCCCGCCGCGGCCGCGCTGGGCTGGGACGTGACGATACTCACCGACCAGCCTGATCGGTATGCCGGGTACCCCGGATGCGAGGTCGTCATGGCCGACGTCCGCGACGCCAGGGCCGTGATCGACGCCGTGGCCGCCCATCACCCGCCCGGCGTCATCTTCTCGAACTCCGACCACCTCCAGGCCTCCGCCGCGCTCGCCGCCGAGTATTTCGGCCTGCCGGGCAAGGACTGGCGGGCCTGCGTCACCGCCAAGAACAAGGCGCTGACGCGCCGCGCCCTCGCCGCCGTGGAACCGGTCAGGTCCGTACGGATCCCTCCCGGCGGCGATCTCCCACGCGACCTGCCGTACCCGGTGGTGGTCAAGCCCGCGCTCGGCGTGGCGAGCGAGGACGTCGTGCTCGTGGACGGTCCGGACGCGCTGCGCGCGGCGGTGGCGGAGATCCGGGAGCGCCGTCCGGCAGAGGTCCTGGTGGCCGAGGAGTTCCTGGACGGGCCGGTGCGCACGCTGGAAATCCTGGGCGACGGGGCCGGTGACGGCCGTGGCGGTTACAGCGGCGGCCGACACAGCGGTGGTCGTCACGGCGCCAGCCGACAAAGCGGTGGCCGAGCCGGCGGTGGGCGTCACGGCGGCGGGCGTCACGGCGGCGGCGCGCGGCGGGTTCTCGGCGGGTTCGCCACCACGCTCGGCCCGCCGCCGCGATTCATCGAGGAACGCCTGGACTGGCGGCCCCCGGACCCCGGGCATCTCCCCCACCTGTCCGCAGCGCTGGACGCCGCGGGCGTCGGCTTCGGGGTGTGCCACACCGAGTACGCCGTCACCCGGGACGGCCCGCGGATCATCGAGATCAACTATCGGCTCATCGGCGATACCTGCGACTTCCTGCTGGCCGACCTTCTCGGCGCGCCCCTGCACGAGTGGATCCTGCGAATCCACGCGGGCGAACCCCTCTCCACGTTCGACTTCGACGCGCTCGACTTCGACGCGTTCGACGTCGGCGGCCCGCGTCCGGCGTACGGGTCTGTCGTGAGCCTCGTGGCCGAGCGCTCCGGCACGGTCACCGCCGCACCGCCGGATCTTCCCGCGCCGGATCTCTCCCCGCCGGACTTCTCCGCACCGGGCCTTCCCGCGCCGAATTTCTCCGCGCCGGGCCTTTCCGGGCCGGGCCTTCCGGCGGCGGGCGCCGGGGACGGCGTACGGCTGTGGCACCGGGCGCTGCGCCAGGTCGGCGATCACGTGGAGGTGACCGGCACCAACCGCGACTATCTCGGCCTGCTCCGCGCCGTCGGCCCGGACCGGGAGCGCGTCGACGCCGCCGTGGACGCGTTCCGGAAGGAGCACCCTTGGGTGCTGGCATGA
- the nudC gene encoding NAD(+) diphosphatase, with the protein MADGLLGPLLLARSAIDRSAALRGDEEWLRRAWEAEKTRVLLVHDGRTLISRFTDGAALVLTSPAEAPEGARYLLGVDEDGVPYFAVNAPLPEPARSAGDVAGLREAAVLLDDRDAGLLVYAVALEAWHATHEFCPRCGGRTDVTASGHMRVCPRDGSQHFPRVDPAVIMLVHDDEGRVLLARGPAWPANRMSVLAGFVEPGESLEHAVVREVLEEVGVAVATPRYLGSQPWPFPRSLMLGFFARAVTTDLRPDLDEIAEARWLSREELEAQVRSGELLLPTEVSIARRMIETWYGGPLPDSGR; encoded by the coding sequence ATCGCGGACGGATTGCTCGGCCCCCTGCTCCTCGCGAGGAGCGCCATCGACCGGTCGGCGGCCCTGCGCGGCGACGAGGAGTGGCTGCGGCGGGCCTGGGAGGCGGAGAAGACGAGGGTCCTCCTCGTCCACGACGGCCGCACGCTGATCAGCCGCTTCACCGACGGCGCGGCGCTGGTGCTCACCTCTCCGGCGGAGGCGCCGGAGGGCGCGCGTTATCTCCTCGGCGTGGACGAGGACGGCGTGCCCTACTTCGCGGTCAACGCGCCGCTGCCCGAGCCGGCCCGGAGCGCCGGCGACGTGGCCGGCCTGCGGGAGGCCGCGGTGCTGCTCGACGACCGTGACGCGGGGCTGCTCGTCTACGCGGTGGCCCTGGAGGCCTGGCACGCCACCCACGAGTTCTGCCCCAGGTGCGGCGGCCGTACGGACGTGACCGCGTCGGGGCACATGCGGGTGTGCCCGCGCGACGGCAGTCAGCACTTCCCCCGCGTCGACCCCGCCGTGATCATGCTGGTCCACGACGACGAGGGCCGCGTCCTGCTGGCGCGCGGCCCGGCGTGGCCGGCCAACCGGATGTCGGTGCTCGCCGGGTTCGTCGAGCCCGGCGAGTCGCTGGAGCACGCGGTGGTGCGCGAGGTCCTGGAGGAGGTCGGCGTCGCCGTCGCCACCCCCCGCTATCTGGGCAGTCAGCCCTGGCCGTTCCCGCGCAGCCTGATGCTCGGCTTCTTCGCCCGCGCCGTCACGACCGACCTGCGCCCCGACCTGGACGAGATCGCCGAGGCCCGCTGGCTGTCCCGGGAGGAGCTTGAGGCCCAGGTGCGGTCGGGTGAGCTGCTCCTGCCGACCGAGGTCTCGATCGCCCGGCGGATGATCGAGACCTGGTACGGCGGGCCGCTCCCCGACTCCGGCCGGTAG
- a CDS encoding Uma2 family endonuclease, with protein MGHEPQETGKPDDLDGQLLRLCLELNEADYRAEIHNGQVVVGLPATRQHCEVLDRLANLLYTLKLRNRWRFFYSWGVHIPPQPNLRLPDLMVLPDRVEGFDEMRAYGHSLLLVVEVCSPGTHGIDWKEKPLDYARAGVPLFLIVDPLATPRRVTLMSDPLSDLEPFDYHRQPYRKVVTAEEGEVLELPEPFGIKIETSALFD; from the coding sequence ATGGGGCACGAACCCCAGGAGACCGGGAAGCCCGATGATCTCGATGGACAGCTGCTGCGGTTGTGCCTGGAGCTCAACGAGGCCGACTACCGGGCGGAGATCCATAACGGCCAGGTCGTCGTGGGTCTCCCAGCGACCCGGCAGCACTGCGAGGTACTCGACCGGCTCGCCAACCTGCTGTACACCCTGAAGCTGCGCAACCGCTGGCGTTTCTTCTACAGCTGGGGAGTGCACATTCCGCCGCAGCCCAACCTCCGACTGCCGGACCTCATGGTGCTGCCGGACAGGGTCGAAGGCTTCGACGAGATGCGCGCTTACGGGCACAGTCTCCTGCTGGTTGTGGAGGTGTGCTCGCCCGGCACTCATGGGATCGACTGGAAGGAGAAGCCGCTCGACTACGCGCGGGCGGGCGTGCCGCTCTTCCTGATCGTTGACCCGCTGGCGACTCCACGCAGGGTCACGCTGATGAGCGATCCGCTCTCCGACCTCGAACCCTTCGACTACCACCGGCAGCCGTACCGGAAGGTCGTCACGGCGGAGGAGGGCGAGGTCCTGGAGCTGCCCGAGCCCTTCGGGATCAAGATCGAGACGAGCGCGCTGTTCGACTAG
- a CDS encoding mycoredoxin has product MALTVYTTSWCGPCKRLKSQLTREGIAFSEVDIERHPDAAEFVMSVNNGNQVVPTVVTDCHTMTNPSVAEVKRHLQGAC; this is encoded by the coding sequence ATGGCGCTCACGGTCTACACCACGAGCTGGTGCGGCCCCTGCAAGCGGCTGAAGAGCCAGCTCACGCGTGAGGGCATCGCCTTCAGCGAGGTCGACATCGAGCGCCACCCGGACGCCGCCGAGTTCGTCATGAGCGTGAACAACGGCAACCAGGTCGTGCCGACCGTGGTCACCGACTGCCACACCATGACGAATCCCTCGGTCGCCGAGGTCAAGCGGCACCTCCAGGGCGCCTGCTGA
- a CDS encoding type III PLP-dependent enzyme: MDIPSGVRRVAESLDDVPAYVYDLAGLGRHASAVRAALAGTELCYAVKANPDPEVLRALAPYADGFEVSSGGEFEHVRALLPDALLSFGGPGKTGAELALAPSAYRWHVESPAELRRLRGPADVLLRVNLDVPVTGAALAMGGGATPFGMDPDGVAECLALLGAEPDGRGALRLRGVHAHLASGLAAPDLLTLAETVLAYGRSLGLREFNLGGGMAVSYTRPGERFDWAAYGAGLRALARPGETLRVEPGRALTAYCGWYLTTVLDVKRVHGERFAVLSGGTHHLRTPVTKGHDQPFAVLPRNGEGEDGPVTLVGRLCTPKDVFARRVPAALAVGDVVAFAMAGAYAWNISHHDFLMHPKPEFHYLG, encoded by the coding sequence ATGGACATCCCATCGGGCGTGCGGCGGGTCGCCGAGTCGCTGGACGATGTCCCCGCCTACGTCTACGACCTCGCGGGGCTCGGCCGCCACGCGTCGGCCGTACGCGCCGCCTTGGCCGGGACCGAGCTCTGCTACGCCGTCAAGGCCAACCCCGACCCCGAGGTGCTGCGGGCGCTCGCGCCGTACGCGGACGGGTTCGAGGTCTCCTCCGGCGGCGAGTTCGAGCACGTCAGGGCACTGCTGCCAGACGCCCTGCTGAGCTTCGGCGGGCCGGGCAAGACCGGCGCCGAGCTGGCCCTGGCCCCCTCGGCGTACCGGTGGCACGTCGAGAGCCCGGCCGAGCTGCGGCGCCTGCGCGGCCCGGCGGACGTGCTGCTGCGGGTCAACCTCGACGTGCCCGTCACCGGCGCGGCCCTCGCGATGGGCGGTGGCGCCACGCCGTTCGGCATGGACCCGGACGGGGTCGCCGAATGCCTGGCCCTGCTCGGGGCCGAGCCGGACGGGCGGGGGGCGCTGCGGCTGCGGGGCGTCCACGCCCACCTGGCGAGCGGCCTGGCCGCCCCCGACCTGCTCACCCTCGCCGAGACCGTCCTCGCGTACGGCAGGAGCCTGGGCCTGCGGGAGTTCAACCTCGGCGGCGGGATGGCCGTCTCCTACACGCGTCCCGGGGAGCGGTTCGACTGGGCAGCGTACGGCGCGGGCCTGCGGGCGCTGGCCCGGCCGGGCGAGACGCTGCGCGTGGAGCCGGGGCGGGCCCTGACCGCCTACTGCGGGTGGTACCTGACGACCGTGCTCGACGTGAAGCGGGTCCACGGGGAGCGCTTCGCCGTGCTCTCCGGCGGCACCCATCACCTGCGGACGCCGGTGACGAAGGGCCACGACCAGCCGTTCGCCGTGCTGCCTCGAAACGGGGAGGGCGAGGACGGGCCGGTGACCCTGGTGGGACGGCTCTGCACCCCGAAGGACGTCTTCGCCCGCCGCGTCCCCGCCGCACTCGCCGTCGGCGACGTGGTCGCCTTCGCCATGGCCGGCGCGTACGCCTGGAACATCTCCCACCACGACTTCCTCATGCACCCGAAGCCAGAGTTCCACTACTTGGGCTGA
- a CDS encoding ABC transporter ATP-binding protein: MLVAEGLVKRYGRRGALDGFDLSVASGEIAGLIGHNGAGKTTFVEVVTGLVRPDAGRVRIGGRSGRAVRRLLGVAPQEFALYNGVSARDNLRLFAGLAGLRGRRRDTEIARVLDELHLAPIADRPVGVLSGGQRRRVQAATAMVGSPPLLLLDEPTAGADPETRSALLAAVKARAEAGSAVLYTTHYLPELVDLDATVALAQAGRVVARGTQQELTRGLPGELRVTFADPAEPELRLPTTDPGADLAALLASGRTPTSVDVRRPGLDDLYRALEAGKARDVAA, encoded by the coding sequence ATGCTCGTCGCGGAGGGGTTGGTGAAGCGCTACGGCCGGCGTGGCGCGCTCGACGGCTTCGACCTCTCGGTCGCGTCCGGCGAGATCGCCGGCCTGATCGGGCACAACGGAGCGGGCAAGACGACCTTCGTCGAGGTCGTCACCGGGCTCGTACGTCCCGATGCGGGCCGTGTACGCATAGGAGGCCGTTCCGGTCGTGCCGTACGTCGGCTGCTCGGCGTCGCCCCGCAGGAGTTCGCGCTCTACAACGGCGTCAGCGCGCGCGACAACCTGCGGCTGTTCGCCGGGCTCGCCGGGCTGCGCGGGCGGCGCCGGGACACGGAGATCGCCCGCGTCCTGGACGAGCTTCACCTCGCCCCGATCGCGGACCGGCCCGTCGGCGTCCTGTCCGGCGGCCAGCGCCGCCGCGTCCAGGCGGCCACCGCCATGGTGGGTTCGCCGCCGCTGCTGCTGCTGGACGAGCCGACCGCGGGCGCCGACCCGGAGACCCGCTCGGCCCTGCTGGCAGCGGTCAAGGCCCGTGCGGAGGCGGGGTCGGCGGTCCTCTACACCACGCACTACCTGCCGGAGCTCGTGGATCTCGATGCGACCGTGGCGCTTGCCCAAGCCGGTCGGGTCGTCGCGCGCGGCACCCAGCAGGAGCTGACCCGAGGGCTGCCGGGCGAGCTCAGGGTGACCTTCGCCGATCCCGCCGAGCCCGAGCTGCGTCTGCCGACCACCGATCCCGGCGCCGACCTCGCCGCGTTGCTCGCCTCGGGCCGCACGCCCACGTCCGTCGACGTACGCCGTCCCGGCCTGGACGACCTCTATCGCGCGCTGGAAGCCGGGAAGGCTCGTGATGTCGCCGCGTGA
- a CDS encoding IucA/IucC family protein produces the protein MGAGMTAEHYLAARVLDALLREDYGGVSSRVTRDRDGVAIVLASGRRAGLTPGSPFQDFSTAPDERLRLAEVLDTLREVADPADAEGVAAFARECRETLTALKARHRLRGDVARRLRGRDGLIRYESLAASVDHPLYPTARCRLGVSSGDLLSYAPEFAPEFTMRWTAVPRELATLSRPEPPAWWPRPGDVGLPPGLVRTHVLFPVHPLAEPLVAGLPGVLPELSGLVPGRRPYLDVRPTLSMRTVEAGPRVHLKVPLPTSTLGLRNRRSIKPGTLRDGALAESLLRRILVREPGLRATLADEQTYGHAGHEYLGWLVRGLPEGEIVPVAALLAPLPDGDDRLVAHEVAGRHYGGDVRALLDDYLAALFAWNVALLVRYGVALEAHQQNLALLFGDGPMRLLVKDNDGLLASPGRLRAAGLDAPDFGDARMLTDDPYALADVFVTITLHLAAMAVAHGLLPDSGAALVRRALTAALEPYGDDPMARLLRARTLDAARLTGKSMVVAGTLVAKERTGARDVNKFYGTTGPNYLRGTRSVDLTAADLTAADLTAADLTAEETALRALLRCWLREVGGPRGDVRAAGPHLTLRVAGTPVRVRARGGIALRFDDPPEYLMEGRWRPLDLPALLALVESDLDGGNEEFAGQVRAGRDAAAAILAARERAAPPADPWLASEQALVAGHPFHPAPKARAGDGWLDYAPEAHARFAPRLLGVRADLVAQDGDTTALDGFGEAPPGYLPLPAHPWQFRLLAAELREPLADGRLVDLGPGPRAVVPTSSVRTVYDPGAGVCLKFSLDVRITNCVRKNAWYELAGAVELTRRLAPVFEPLDRRFPGTRWLPEPGYRSAALGTRLLEGLSVIVRTGPWAVCGPGITPVLAAAVAAGAEGVPKAVLARRAADPVAWFEAYAERVAYPVLDAYVRHGVVLEPHVQNVLVGFDADGWPAEVVFRDLEGTKLVTGRHDLTGLPGEVASSLSYDAGRGWDRVAYCLFVNHLAEVAATVADAATGRTTGPATDPAADAVANRAADAGGDRLLRDMWAAARASLERYVAVHAPDHAADRAAGRTAGRDALAPLTRLLAGAPLPAKANLTVRWARAADREAGYVPVANPLAPPGPLPGPLWPEPTHARGRG, from the coding sequence TTGGGTGCTGGCATGACGGCGGAGCACTATCTCGCCGCGCGGGTGCTCGACGCGCTGCTGCGAGAGGACTACGGCGGCGTCTCCTCCCGGGTGACCCGCGACCGGGACGGCGTGGCGATCGTCCTCGCCTCGGGACGGCGGGCCGGCCTCACGCCGGGCAGCCCGTTCCAGGATTTCTCGACGGCCCCGGACGAGCGCCTGCGCCTGGCCGAGGTGCTGGACACGCTGCGGGAGGTCGCCGACCCGGCCGACGCCGAGGGGGTCGCCGCCTTCGCCCGGGAGTGCCGCGAGACGCTCACGGCCCTGAAGGCCCGGCACCGGCTGCGCGGCGACGTGGCCCGGCGGCTGCGCGGGCGAGACGGGCTGATCCGTTACGAGTCGCTGGCCGCCTCGGTGGACCATCCGCTCTATCCGACGGCCCGCTGCCGCCTCGGCGTCTCGTCCGGCGACCTGCTGTCGTACGCGCCGGAGTTCGCCCCCGAGTTCACGATGCGCTGGACGGCGGTGCCGAGGGAGCTCGCGACGCTGTCCCGGCCGGAGCCGCCCGCGTGGTGGCCCCGGCCAGGAGACGTGGGGCTGCCGCCCGGCCTCGTCCGGACGCACGTGCTGTTCCCCGTCCATCCCCTGGCGGAGCCGCTGGTGGCGGGGCTTCCCGGCGTGCTCCCCGAGCTTTCCGGACTGGTGCCGGGGCGGCGTCCGTACCTGGACGTGCGGCCGACCCTGTCGATGCGGACGGTCGAGGCCGGCCCGCGCGTCCATCTCAAGGTGCCGCTGCCCACCAGCACGCTCGGCCTGCGCAACCGCAGGTCGATCAAACCGGGCACGCTGCGGGACGGCGCGCTGGCCGAGTCGCTGCTGCGCCGGATCCTGGTGCGCGAGCCCGGCCTGCGCGCCACGCTCGCCGACGAGCAGACGTACGGGCACGCCGGGCACGAATATCTGGGCTGGCTGGTCCGCGGGCTGCCCGAGGGCGAGATCGTCCCGGTCGCGGCCCTCCTCGCGCCGCTGCCGGACGGGGACGACCGGCTTGTCGCGCACGAGGTGGCCGGGCGGCACTACGGCGGCGACGTGCGCGCGCTGCTGGACGACTACCTCGCGGCGCTGTTCGCCTGGAACGTCGCGCTCCTCGTGCGGTACGGCGTCGCGCTGGAGGCCCACCAGCAGAACCTGGCCCTGCTGTTCGGCGACGGGCCCATGCGGCTGCTGGTCAAGGACAACGACGGGCTGCTCGCCTCCCCCGGGCGGCTGCGGGCCGCCGGGCTCGACGCGCCGGACTTCGGCGACGCGCGCATGCTGACCGACGACCCGTACGCGCTCGCCGACGTCTTCGTGACGATCACTCTGCACCTGGCCGCCATGGCGGTGGCCCACGGCCTGCTGCCCGACTCCGGCGCCGCGCTGGTCCGGCGGGCGCTGACGGCCGCGCTGGAGCCGTACGGGGACGACCCGATGGCCCGGCTGCTGCGGGCCCGCACCCTCGACGCCGCCCGCCTCACCGGCAAGTCGATGGTGGTCGCCGGGACGCTCGTCGCGAAGGAGCGCACCGGGGCCCGGGACGTCAACAAGTTCTACGGCACGACCGGCCCCAACTATCTGAGAGGCACCCGCTCCGTAGATCTCACGGCTGCGGATCTCACGGCTGCGGATCTCACTGCTGCGGATCTGACGGCCGAGGAGACCGCGTTGCGGGCGCTGCTGCGCTGCTGGCTGCGCGAGGTCGGCGGCCCGCGTGGCGACGTACGCGCCGCCGGGCCGCATCTGACGCTCCGGGTGGCCGGGACGCCGGTGCGCGTCCGCGCGCGCGGAGGCATCGCCCTGCGTTTCGACGACCCGCCCGAATATCTGATGGAGGGGCGGTGGCGGCCCCTCGACCTGCCCGCCCTCCTCGCGCTCGTGGAGAGCGATCTCGACGGCGGCAACGAGGAGTTCGCCGGCCAGGTCCGCGCCGGGCGCGACGCGGCCGCCGCGATCCTCGCGGCCCGCGAGCGAGCCGCCCCGCCCGCCGACCCCTGGCTCGCCTCCGAGCAGGCCCTCGTGGCCGGGCACCCGTTCCATCCCGCTCCGAAGGCCCGCGCGGGCGACGGCTGGCTCGACTACGCACCGGAGGCGCACGCGCGGTTCGCGCCGCGCCTGCTCGGAGTGCGCGCCGACCTGGTGGCCCAGGACGGCGACACGACGGCGCTGGACGGCTTCGGCGAGGCGCCGCCGGGCTATCTGCCGCTGCCCGCCCATCCGTGGCAGTTCCGCCTGCTGGCCGCCGAGCTGCGGGAGCCGCTCGCGGACGGACGGCTCGTGGACCTCGGGCCCGGCCCCCGCGCGGTCGTGCCGACGTCCTCGGTCCGGACCGTGTACGACCCCGGCGCCGGCGTGTGCCTGAAGTTCAGCCTGGACGTGCGGATCACCAACTGCGTGCGCAAGAACGCGTGGTACGAGCTGGCCGGCGCGGTGGAGCTGACCCGGCGGCTCGCCCCCGTCTTCGAGCCGCTCGACAGGCGTTTTCCCGGCACGCGCTGGCTGCCGGAGCCCGGTTACCGGTCGGCCGCGCTCGGCACGCGGCTGCTCGAAGGATTGTCGGTGATCGTCCGTACCGGGCCGTGGGCCGTGTGCGGGCCGGGGATCACGCCGGTCCTCGCCGCGGCCGTGGCGGCGGGCGCCGAAGGGGTCCCGAAGGCCGTCCTGGCCCGCCGGGCGGCCGACCCGGTCGCCTGGTTCGAGGCGTACGCCGAGCGGGTTGCGTACCCGGTGCTCGACGCTTACGTCCGGCACGGCGTCGTGCTCGAACCCCACGTGCAGAACGTGCTCGTCGGGTTCGACGCGGACGGCTGGCCCGCCGAGGTCGTCTTCCGCGACCTGGAGGGCACCAAGCTGGTCACCGGCCGCCACGACCTGACGGGCCTGCCGGGCGAGGTCGCGAGCTCCCTGTCGTACGACGCCGGGCGCGGCTGGGACCGGGTGGCCTACTGCCTCTTCGTCAACCATCTGGCGGAGGTCGCCGCCACAGTGGCCGACGCGGCGACGGGCAGAACGACAGGCCCGGCCACGGACCCGGCGGCCGACGCGGTGGCGAACCGGGCTGCGGACGCGGGGGGTGACCGGCTCCTGCGGGACATGTGGGCCGCCGCCCGCGCGTCCCTGGAGCGCTACGTCGCCGTCCACGCGCCCGACCACGCCGCCGACCGTGCCGCCGGACGCACTGCCGGACGCGACGCCCTCGCACCGTTGACGCGGCTGCTGGCGGGAGCGCCGCTGCCCGCCAAGGCGAACCTCACCGTACGGTGGGCGAGGGCGGCCGACCGGGAGGCCGGATACGTGCCCGTCGCCAACCCGCTCGCGCCGCCGGGGCCCCTCCCCGGCCCGCTCTGGCCCGAGCCGACCCACGCCAGGGGGCGCGGATGA
- a CDS encoding ABC transporter permease: MSPRESVFRTGVLVRHNLLLMLREPGPLLSRMILPLAFLTLLRPLYVAAQGRAAGTEQAVVGTLVTFSLLALSISGNSILTERLGRTWDRMRGTALHPAEMLVGKAVPVFAALLVQQLLIVGFGVCVLDLSVPHPLALLGVLLCWSCTLLGIGALLGVLVRSMGELSAAYDIGGMLLSSLGGALVPLGAMPGWIAAAAPVSPGYWAVQGLRAAVAGDAHTVATACGVLLVVASASGALAAVRLQGRGGRLVAL; this comes from the coding sequence ATGTCGCCGCGTGAGTCCGTGTTCCGTACGGGTGTCCTGGTTCGACACAACCTGCTGCTGATGCTGCGGGAGCCCGGCCCGCTGCTGAGCAGGATGATCCTGCCGCTCGCCTTCCTCACCCTGCTGCGCCCGCTCTATGTGGCCGCACAGGGAAGGGCCGCGGGCACGGAACAGGCCGTCGTCGGCACGCTGGTCACCTTCTCGCTGCTCGCCCTCAGCATCTCGGGCAACTCGATTCTCACCGAACGACTCGGTCGGACCTGGGACCGCATGCGCGGCACGGCCCTCCACCCGGCGGAGATGCTCGTCGGCAAGGCCGTGCCCGTCTTCGCCGCTCTGCTGGTCCAGCAGCTGCTCATCGTCGGCTTCGGCGTATGTGTCCTGGATCTGAGCGTTCCCCATCCGCTCGCGCTGCTGGGCGTCCTGCTCTGCTGGAGTTGCACCCTGCTCGGCATCGGCGCGCTGCTCGGCGTGCTCGTACGGAGCATGGGCGAACTGTCGGCGGCGTACGACATCGGCGGCATGCTGCTCAGCAGCCTGGGCGGCGCGCTCGTCCCGCTCGGCGCCATGCCGGGCTGGATCGCCGCCGCGGCGCCGGTCTCTCCCGGGTACTGGGCCGTCCAGGGCCTGCGCGCCGCCGTCGCCGGGGATGCGCACACCGTGGCGACGGCCTGCGGCGTGCTACTCGTGGTCGCGTCGGCCTCCGGCGCCCTGGCCGCTGTCCGTCTCCAGGGGCGCGGCGGACGCCTGGTCGCGCTGTGA